Proteins from one Embleya scabrispora genomic window:
- the purL gene encoding phosphoribosylformylglycinamidine synthase subunit PurL encodes MSLDTVKNALEHPDVEQPFAELGLKPDEYTRIREILGRRPTSSELAMYSVMWSEHCSYKSSKVHLRQFGDKMPENDAMLVGIGENAGVVDVGQGYAVTFKVESHNHPSYVEPYQGAATGIGGIVRDILAMGARPVAVMDPLRFGAAEHPDTRRVLPGVVAGIGGYGNCLGLPNIGGEIVFDPCYQGNPLVNALCVGVMKHEDIHLAQASGAGNLVILYGARTGGDGIGGVSVLASETFDADGPAKRPAVQVGDPFQEKLLIECTLELFREHLVAGIQDLGGAGLSCATSELASAGSGGMRVELDTVPLRDHTLSPEEILMSESQERMCAVVEPAHVARFMEICDKWDVIATVVGEVTEGDRLEIFWHGEQIVDVPPRTVAHEGPVYERPYARPQWQDTLQADAAERLPRPGTADELKATLLDLVASPNLADKSWVTDQYDRYVLGNTVLAQPEDSGMVRIDEETGLGVALATDGNGRFCKLDPYTGAQLALAEAYRNVATTGARPLAVTDCLNFGSPEDPAVMWQFAETTRGLADACQILGTPVTGGNVSFYNQTGETAIHPTPVVGVLGVIDDVERRTPVGFAEEGQIILLLGDTHEELSGSAWAQVAHDHLGGLPPRVDLERERLLAEILIAGSRDGMIDAAHDLADGGLAQALVEACLTGGHGARVVLAEDLDPTVALFSESAGRAIVAVPRSEEMRFTDMCKVRGLPCARIGVVDGDTLDFQGHFTVALDELRTAHEQTLKALFG; translated from the coding sequence ATGAGCCTGGACACCGTCAAGAACGCGCTCGAACACCCCGACGTCGAGCAGCCCTTCGCCGAACTCGGCCTCAAGCCGGACGAGTACACCCGCATCCGGGAGATCCTGGGCCGCCGGCCGACCTCCTCCGAGTTGGCCATGTACTCGGTGATGTGGTCCGAGCACTGCTCGTACAAGTCGAGCAAGGTGCACCTGCGCCAGTTCGGCGACAAGATGCCCGAGAACGACGCGATGCTCGTGGGCATCGGGGAGAACGCCGGCGTCGTCGACGTCGGCCAGGGCTATGCGGTGACCTTCAAGGTCGAGTCGCACAACCACCCGTCCTACGTGGAGCCCTACCAGGGCGCCGCGACCGGCATCGGCGGCATCGTGCGCGACATCCTGGCGATGGGCGCCCGCCCGGTCGCGGTGATGGACCCGCTGCGCTTCGGCGCGGCCGAACACCCCGACACCCGGCGCGTGTTGCCCGGCGTGGTCGCGGGCATCGGCGGCTACGGCAACTGCCTGGGCCTGCCCAACATCGGCGGCGAGATCGTCTTCGACCCGTGCTACCAGGGAAACCCGCTGGTCAACGCGCTGTGCGTGGGCGTGATGAAGCACGAGGACATCCACCTCGCGCAGGCGTCCGGCGCGGGCAACCTGGTGATCCTCTACGGCGCCCGCACCGGCGGCGACGGGATCGGCGGGGTATCGGTCCTGGCCTCGGAGACCTTCGACGCCGACGGCCCGGCCAAGCGCCCGGCCGTCCAGGTCGGCGACCCGTTCCAGGAGAAGCTGCTGATCGAGTGCACCCTGGAGCTGTTCCGCGAGCACCTGGTCGCGGGCATCCAGGACCTCGGCGGCGCGGGCCTGTCCTGTGCCACCTCGGAGCTGGCCTCGGCCGGATCCGGCGGCATGCGGGTCGAGTTGGACACCGTCCCGCTGCGCGACCACACGCTCTCGCCCGAAGAGATCCTGATGAGCGAGTCGCAGGAGCGGATGTGCGCCGTCGTGGAGCCGGCCCACGTGGCCCGCTTCATGGAGATCTGCGACAAGTGGGACGTCATCGCCACCGTCGTCGGCGAGGTCACCGAGGGCGACCGGCTGGAGATCTTCTGGCACGGCGAGCAGATCGTCGACGTGCCGCCGCGCACGGTCGCGCACGAGGGGCCCGTCTACGAGCGGCCGTATGCGCGCCCGCAGTGGCAGGACACCCTCCAGGCCGACGCGGCCGAGCGGCTGCCCCGACCGGGCACGGCCGACGAGCTGAAGGCGACCCTGCTCGACCTGGTCGCCTCGCCGAACCTGGCGGACAAGTCGTGGGTCACCGACCAGTACGACCGCTACGTGCTCGGCAACACCGTGCTGGCCCAGCCGGAGGACTCCGGCATGGTCCGCATCGACGAGGAGACCGGCCTGGGCGTGGCGCTCGCCACCGACGGCAACGGCCGCTTCTGCAAGCTCGACCCGTACACCGGCGCCCAGCTCGCGCTGGCCGAGGCGTATCGCAACGTGGCCACCACCGGTGCCAGGCCGCTGGCCGTCACCGACTGCCTGAACTTCGGCTCGCCCGAGGACCCGGCGGTGATGTGGCAGTTCGCCGAGACCACGCGCGGTCTGGCCGACGCGTGCCAAATCCTCGGCACGCCGGTGACCGGCGGCAACGTGTCGTTCTACAACCAGACCGGCGAGACGGCGATCCACCCGACCCCGGTGGTCGGCGTGCTCGGCGTGATCGACGACGTCGAGCGGCGCACGCCGGTCGGCTTCGCCGAGGAGGGGCAGATCATCCTGCTCCTGGGCGACACGCACGAGGAGCTGTCCGGCTCGGCGTGGGCGCAGGTGGCCCACGACCACCTCGGCGGCCTGCCGCCGAGGGTGGACCTGGAGCGCGAGCGGCTGCTCGCCGAGATCCTGATCGCGGGCTCGCGCGACGGCATGATCGACGCCGCGCACGACCTCGCCGACGGCGGTCTGGCCCAGGCTCTGGTCGAGGCGTGCCTGACCGGCGGCCACGGCGCGCGTGTGGTGCTGGCCGAGGACCTCGACCCGACCGTCGCGCTGTTCAGCGAGTCGGCGGGCCGGGCGATCGTCGCGGTGCCCAGGAGCGAGGAGATGCGCTTCACCGACATGTGCAAGGTGCGCGGCCTGCCGTGCGCCCGGATCGGTGTGGTCGACGGCGACACGCTCGACTTCCAGGGCCACTTCACGGTGGCGCTGGACGAACTGCGCACCGCCCACGAGCAGACCCTGAAGGCCCTGTTCGGCTGA
- a CDS encoding C40 family peptidase has protein sequence MVGRAVGGAVIAGFAAAPGGLVALAGRLRAVAREVWALRERVAAVDVAASRPLAPETFEVLRSRLREAVETLDRAERGGVDLADRLVDNARSYAEADQAAASRLLDLAPAGGRPAGLGPADGWIRAGEPSFAPPEVYDGPFAVRPIGRGAGVVRVAAPGPDGEEIVARAKRWADLGLGYSMSGFHDGYRTDCSGLVSMAWGLPPPGLTTVTLPEVSHPIGKDDLRPGDILLNTAPGAAGHTLVFAGWADAAHTRYHAYEESSGKGAHHGTIPYPYWPGHGTFRPYRLGA, from the coding sequence GTGGTTGGACGAGCGGTGGGCGGCGCGGTGATCGCCGGGTTCGCCGCCGCGCCGGGCGGTCTGGTCGCGCTCGCGGGTCGGTTGCGGGCGGTGGCCCGGGAGGTGTGGGCGTTGCGCGAGCGGGTGGCGGCGGTCGATGTCGCGGCGAGCCGCCCACTGGCGCCGGAGACCTTCGAGGTGCTGCGGAGCAGGCTTCGGGAGGCGGTGGAGACGCTGGATCGGGCCGAGCGCGGCGGGGTGGATCTGGCCGATCGGCTGGTCGACAACGCCCGGTCCTACGCGGAGGCGGACCAAGCCGCGGCCAGCCGACTGCTCGACCTGGCGCCGGCGGGCGGGCGGCCCGCGGGGCTCGGGCCGGCCGACGGGTGGATCCGCGCGGGCGAGCCGTCGTTCGCGCCGCCGGAGGTGTACGACGGGCCGTTCGCGGTCCGGCCGATCGGTCGCGGGGCGGGCGTCGTGCGGGTCGCGGCGCCGGGGCCGGACGGCGAGGAGATCGTGGCCCGGGCGAAGCGGTGGGCCGACCTGGGGTTGGGCTACAGCATGAGCGGCTTCCACGACGGCTACCGCACGGACTGCTCGGGGCTGGTCTCGATGGCGTGGGGGCTGCCGCCGCCCGGGCTGACCACGGTGACCCTGCCCGAGGTGTCGCACCCGATCGGCAAGGACGATCTGCGCCCCGGCGACATCCTGCTCAACACCGCCCCGGGCGCGGCCGGCCACACGCTGGTCTTCGCGGGCTGGGCGGACGCGGCGCACACCCGGTACCACGCGTACGAGGAGAGTTCCGGGAAGGGCGCGCACCACGGCACGATCCCCTATCCGTACTGGCCCGGGCACGGCACGTTCCGGCCGTACCGGCTCGGGGCGTAG
- the purS gene encoding phosphoribosylformylglycinamidine synthase subunit PurS yields MPVARVVVDVMLKPEILDPQGQAVQRALPRLGFDGITDVRQGKRFELELEGPVDEAALARIREAAESFLANTVIEDFTVRVEAEGEK; encoded by the coding sequence GTGCCTGTGGCACGCGTCGTCGTCGACGTCATGCTCAAGCCGGAAATCCTCGATCCCCAGGGGCAGGCCGTGCAGCGCGCGCTGCCGCGGCTGGGTTTCGACGGAATCACCGACGTCCGCCAGGGCAAGCGTTTCGAGCTGGAGCTGGAGGGACCGGTCGACGAGGCCGCCCTCGCCCGCATCCGCGAAGCCGCCGAGTCCTTCCTCGCCAACACCGTGATCGAGGACTTCACCGTCCGCGTCGAGGCGGAGGGGGAGAAGTGA
- a CDS encoding phosphoribosylaminoimidazolesuccinocarboxamide synthase, which translates to MSGFVTKPEPVEVPGLTHIHTGKVRDLYTDADDNLVMVASDRISAYDWVLEPGIPDKGRILTSLSLWWFDLLADLYPNHVLSTEVPAGAPADWAGRTLVCRRLDMVPVECVARGYLAGSGTVEYRASGSVCGVALPEGLTEGSELPEPIFTPATKAEVGEHDENVSFAYVAERHGAELADALRRATLSVYGRARDIAREHGLVLADTKFEFGLDPAGGLVLADEVLTPDSSRYWPADRWAPGHAQPSFDKQYVRDWLTSPESGWDRVADTPPPDMPEEVVARTHEKYVEVYERLTGRRWA; encoded by the coding sequence GTGAGCGGATTCGTCACCAAGCCCGAGCCGGTCGAGGTTCCCGGCCTGACCCACATCCACACCGGCAAGGTGCGCGATCTGTACACCGACGCCGACGACAACCTCGTGATGGTGGCCAGCGACCGGATCTCCGCCTACGACTGGGTCCTGGAGCCCGGGATCCCGGACAAGGGCCGGATCCTCACGAGCCTGTCGCTGTGGTGGTTCGACCTGCTGGCGGACCTGTATCCGAACCACGTGCTGTCCACCGAGGTCCCCGCCGGCGCCCCCGCCGACTGGGCCGGCCGCACCCTGGTGTGCCGCCGGCTGGACATGGTGCCGGTCGAGTGCGTGGCGCGCGGCTACCTGGCCGGGTCCGGCACGGTGGAGTACCGCGCCTCGGGCTCGGTATGCGGCGTCGCGCTGCCCGAGGGCCTGACCGAGGGCTCCGAGTTGCCCGAGCCGATCTTCACCCCGGCCACCAAGGCCGAGGTCGGCGAGCACGACGAGAACGTCTCCTTCGCGTATGTCGCCGAGCGGCACGGCGCGGAACTGGCCGACGCACTGCGCCGGGCCACGCTCTCCGTCTACGGCCGGGCCCGGGACATCGCGCGCGAGCACGGGCTCGTCCTGGCCGACACCAAGTTCGAGTTCGGCCTCGACCCGGCGGGCGGCCTGGTGCTCGCCGACGAGGTGCTGACCCCCGACTCGTCCCGCTACTGGCCCGCCGACCGCTGGGCACCGGGGCACGCCCAGCCGTCCTTCGACAAGCAGTACGTGCGCGACTGGCTCACCTCGCCCGAGTCGGGCTGGGACCGGGTGGCGGACACCCCGCCGCCGGACATGCCCGAGGAGGTCGTCGCGCGCACGCACGAGAAGTACGTCGAGGTGTACGAGCGACTGACCGGCCGCCGCTGGGCCTGA
- a CDS encoding Glu/Leu/Phe/Val family dehydrogenase: MDGPHDTTSGLVFGRSTGHEQVVFCQDRASGLRAIIAIHSSALGPALGGTRFHPYDTEEEAVADVLNLSRGMTYKNALAGLDHGGGKAVIIGDPARDKSEVLLRAYGRFVQSLGGRYITACDVGTYVDDMDVVAKECDFVTGRSPENGGAGDSSVLTAYGVFQGMLASAEHRWGAPTLRGRRVGVAGVGKVGRHLVGHLVADGASVVVTDVDERAVARVRHEHPEVDFVPDTDALIRIPDLDVYAPCALGGALNDDTVPVLTAAVVCGAANNQLAHPGIEKALAERDVLYAPDYLVNSGGVIQVADERRGFDFERAKRKASGIRTTTARIFALADEEGVPPAVAADRLAEQRMADVGRLRDIYLQS, encoded by the coding sequence ATGGACGGCCCGCACGACACGACGTCGGGCCTGGTGTTCGGCAGGTCGACCGGCCACGAACAGGTCGTCTTCTGCCAGGACCGCGCGAGCGGACTGCGCGCGATCATCGCGATCCACTCCAGTGCCCTGGGGCCCGCGCTCGGCGGGACCAGGTTCCACCCCTACGACACCGAGGAGGAGGCCGTCGCGGACGTCCTCAACCTCTCCCGCGGCATGACCTACAAGAACGCCCTCGCCGGCCTCGACCACGGCGGCGGCAAGGCGGTGATCATCGGCGACCCGGCTCGGGACAAGTCCGAGGTCCTGCTGCGCGCCTACGGCCGCTTCGTCCAGTCCCTGGGCGGTCGCTACATCACCGCCTGCGACGTGGGCACCTACGTCGACGACATGGACGTGGTCGCCAAGGAGTGCGACTTCGTCACCGGCCGCTCCCCCGAGAACGGCGGCGCGGGCGACTCGTCCGTGCTGACCGCGTACGGGGTCTTCCAGGGCATGCTCGCCTCCGCCGAACACCGCTGGGGCGCCCCTACGCTGCGCGGACGCCGAGTGGGCGTCGCGGGCGTCGGGAAGGTGGGCCGGCACCTGGTCGGGCATCTGGTCGCCGACGGCGCCTCGGTGGTGGTCACCGACGTCGACGAGCGGGCGGTGGCCCGGGTGCGGCACGAGCACCCCGAGGTGGACTTCGTGCCCGACACCGACGCCCTGATCCGCATACCGGACCTGGACGTCTACGCCCCGTGTGCGCTCGGCGGCGCGCTGAACGACGACACCGTGCCGGTGCTGACCGCGGCCGTGGTCTGCGGCGCGGCCAACAATCAGCTGGCCCATCCGGGGATCGAGAAGGCGTTGGCCGAGCGAGACGTGCTCTACGCGCCGGACTACCTGGTCAACTCCGGCGGGGTGATCCAGGTGGCCGACGAGCGGCGCGGATTCGACTTCGAACGGGCCAAGCGCAAGGCATCCGGGATCCGCACCACCACCGCGCGGATCTTCGCCCTGGCCGACGAGGAGGGCGTGCCACCGGCCGTCGCGGCCGACCGATTGGCCGAGCAACGGATGGCGGATGTGGGCCGGCTGCGTGACATCTACCTCCAAAGCTGA
- the purF gene encoding amidophosphoribosyltransferase: protein MPRGDGRLNHDLFPGEKGPQDACGVFGVWAPGEEVAKLTYFGLYALQHRGTESAGIAVSNGSQILVFKDMGLVSQVFDETTLGSLRGHMAVGHARYSTTGSSVWENAQPTFRATATGSIALGHNGNLTNTGELSRLVAEQGPDRGELNYPYQGRIEASSDTDLLTSLLAGSPDLSLEQTAMQVLPEVKGAFSLVFMDETTLYAARDPQGIRPLVLGRLERGWVVASETAALDIVGASFIREIEPGELIAVDEHGLRTRRFAEAKPKGCVFEYVYLARPDTTIAGRGVYASRVEMGRRLAQEYPVDADLVMPTPESGTPAAIGYAEQSGIPYGNGLVKNSYVGRTFIQPSQTIRQLGIRLKLNPLREVIQGKRLVVVDDSIVRGNTQRALVRMLREAGAAEVHVRISSPPVKWPCFFGIDFATRAELIANGLSVDEIAKSLGADSLAYISLDAMVEATTIPKDRLCRACFDGEYPIELPDPERLGKHLLEGIEQSVRTDVDGVQALLGGGGAEDALRRP, encoded by the coding sequence GTGCCACGTGGCGACGGACGACTCAACCACGATCTCTTCCCCGGCGAGAAGGGCCCGCAGGACGCCTGCGGCGTCTTCGGCGTCTGGGCCCCCGGCGAAGAGGTCGCAAAACTCACCTATTTCGGTCTCTACGCTTTGCAGCACCGCGGGACGGAATCCGCCGGCATAGCTGTGAGCAACGGATCCCAGATCCTGGTCTTCAAGGACATGGGCCTGGTCTCCCAGGTCTTCGACGAAACCACTCTGGGCTCGCTCCGCGGGCACATGGCCGTAGGCCATGCCCGCTACTCGACCACCGGATCGTCCGTCTGGGAGAACGCCCAGCCGACCTTCCGGGCCACCGCGACCGGCAGCATCGCGCTCGGCCACAACGGAAACCTCACCAACACGGGTGAGCTGTCCCGTCTGGTCGCCGAGCAGGGCCCCGATCGCGGCGAGCTCAACTACCCCTACCAGGGCCGGATCGAGGCCAGCAGCGACACCGATCTGCTCACCTCGCTCCTGGCCGGCAGTCCCGACCTGTCCCTGGAACAGACCGCGATGCAGGTGTTGCCCGAGGTCAAGGGCGCCTTCTCGCTGGTCTTCATGGACGAGACCACGCTCTACGCCGCGCGCGACCCCCAGGGCATCCGGCCCCTCGTGCTCGGCCGCCTGGAGCGCGGTTGGGTGGTGGCGAGCGAGACCGCCGCCCTCGACATCGTCGGCGCCTCGTTCATCCGCGAGATCGAACCGGGCGAGCTGATCGCGGTCGACGAGCACGGCCTGCGCACCCGGCGCTTCGCCGAGGCCAAGCCCAAGGGCTGCGTCTTCGAATACGTCTACCTGGCCCGCCCCGACACGACCATCGCGGGCCGCGGCGTCTACGCGTCCCGGGTCGAGATGGGCCGCCGGCTGGCCCAGGAGTACCCGGTCGACGCCGACCTGGTCATGCCGACCCCGGAATCGGGCACCCCCGCCGCGATCGGCTACGCCGAACAGTCCGGCATCCCGTACGGGAACGGCCTGGTCAAGAACTCCTACGTGGGCCGGACCTTCATCCAGCCCAGCCAGACCATCCGGCAGCTGGGCATCCGGCTCAAGCTGAACCCGCTGCGCGAGGTCATCCAGGGCAAGCGCCTGGTCGTCGTCGACGACTCGATCGTGCGCGGCAACACCCAGCGCGCGCTGGTGCGCATGCTGCGCGAGGCCGGCGCGGCCGAGGTGCACGTGCGGATCTCCTCGCCGCCGGTGAAGTGGCCGTGCTTCTTCGGCATCGACTTCGCCACCCGGGCCGAACTGATCGCCAACGGTCTCTCGGTGGACGAGATCGCCAAGTCGCTCGGCGCCGACTCGCTCGCCTACATCTCGCTCGACGCGATGGTCGAGGCGACCACCATTCCCAAGGACCGGCTGTGCCGGGCCTGCTTCGACGGGGAATACCCGATCGAGCTGCCCGACCCCGAGCGGTTGGGCAAGCACCTGCTCGAAGGCATCGAGCAGTCCGTCCGCACCGACGTGGACGGCGTGCAGGCCCTCCTCGGCGGTGGCGGCGCGGAGGACGCGCTCCGTCGTCCCTGA
- a CDS encoding histone-like nucleoid-structuring protein Lsr2 — protein sequence MAQRVVVSLHDDIDGSEATETIRFGLDGKSYEIDLSEEHVQQMRDALAPYLAVARRTARTGKPFRQTTVASDPAAVRAWARARGMDVPARGRIPARVYAEFEAANTAN from the coding sequence ATGGCCCAGCGTGTAGTCGTCAGCCTGCACGACGACATCGACGGAAGCGAGGCCACGGAAACCATCCGTTTCGGCCTCGACGGCAAGTCGTATGAAATCGACCTTTCGGAAGAGCACGTTCAGCAGATGCGGGATGCGCTGGCTCCTTATCTCGCGGTCGCGCGACGCACCGCGCGCACCGGAAAGCCCTTCCGCCAGACGACCGTCGCCTCCGACCCCGCGGCGGTACGGGCCTGGGCCCGCGCGCGCGGTATGGACGTACCCGCGCGCGGGCGCATCCCGGCCCGGGTCTACGCGGAGTTCGAGGCCGCCAACACCGCGAACTGA
- a CDS encoding DUF3073 domain-containing protein codes for MGRGRAKAKQTKVARQLKYNSGGTDLSRLAEELGASSPTDLPIGKPEVDDDTSEDEFDDPYAGYSARYNDDEDEEDDGRSRHR; via the coding sequence ATGGGGCGCGGCCGGGCCAAGGCCAAGCAGACAAAGGTCGCCCGCCAGCTGAAGTACAACAGCGGCGGTACGGATCTGAGCCGTCTGGCTGAAGAGCTGGGCGCGTCGTCGCCAACCGACTTGCCGATCGGCAAGCCCGAGGTTGACGACGACACGAGTGAAGACGAGTTCGACGACCCCTACGCGGGGTATTCGGCTCGCTACAACGATGACGAGGACGAGGAAGACGACGGCCGATCGCGCCATCGTTGA
- a CDS encoding maleylpyruvate isomerase family mycothiol-dependent enzyme yields MTNRPAAPRPRKVDPAKVRTALIAEWRAMAEVTARLTPEQLAAPSGLTGWSTANLVGHLAASVEAVPRWLAEPVPTGPPITVEQWANGTSAYASVISAIADDMAEAGRTPADCVDAAIAALDGVPDTRTTITRIGPMRLPDMLVTRLVEGVVHSDDLERATGEPFPHDRHALGTVVRALADALAVRAPGHAVEVRVPPFAVVQCVTGPRHTRGVPPNVVETDPRTWLRLATGRLTWADAVDDGRVLASGERSDLSGYLPLMG; encoded by the coding sequence ATGACGAACCGCCCCGCCGCCCCCCGCCCCCGCAAGGTCGATCCGGCCAAGGTGCGCACCGCGCTGATCGCCGAGTGGCGCGCGATGGCCGAGGTCACGGCGCGGCTGACCCCGGAGCAACTGGCCGCCCCCTCCGGGCTGACCGGCTGGTCCACCGCCAACCTGGTCGGCCACCTGGCCGCGAGCGTCGAGGCGGTCCCGCGCTGGCTCGCCGAACCCGTCCCGACCGGCCCGCCGATCACCGTCGAGCAGTGGGCGAACGGCACCTCCGCCTACGCCTCGGTCATCTCCGCCATCGCCGACGACATGGCCGAGGCCGGCCGCACCCCCGCCGACTGCGTCGACGCCGCGATCGCCGCCCTGGACGGGGTCCCGGACACCCGCACGACGATCACCCGGATCGGCCCGATGCGCCTGCCCGACATGCTCGTCACCCGCCTCGTCGAGGGCGTCGTGCACAGCGACGACCTGGAGCGGGCCACCGGCGAGCCCTTCCCGCACGACCGGCACGCGCTCGGCACGGTGGTCCGCGCGCTGGCCGACGCGCTCGCCGTCCGCGCCCCCGGACACGCGGTCGAGGTCCGCGTCCCGCCGTTCGCCGTAGTGCAGTGCGTCACAGGACCCCGGCACACTCGGGGCGTTCCGCCCAACGTGGTCGAGACCGACCCAAGGACCTGGCTCCGCCTCGCCACCGGCCGTCTGACCTGGGCGGACGCCGTCGACGACGGTCGGGTCCTGGCCAGTGGCGAACGTAGTGACTTGTCCGGATACCTGCCACTGATGGGGTGA
- the purM gene encoding phosphoribosylformylglycinamidine cyclo-ligase, giving the protein MSDQSTPTPRTASYAAAGVDIEAGDRAVELMKQWVGKATRPEVVGGLGGFAGLFDVSALKRYERPLLATATDGVGTKVAIAQAMDKHDTIGHDLVGMVVDDLVVCGAEPLFMTDYIATGKVFPERVAAIVKGIAEGCVLAGCALVGGETAEHPGLLDPNEYDVAGAGTGVVEADALLGAERVREGDVVIAMAASGLHSNGYSLARHVFFAVAGWNLDRDVPELGRTLGEELLEPTRIYSLDCLDLARRTDVHAYSHVTGGGLEANLARVLPAHLDARLNRSTWTPAPIFGLVGALGEVPRSELEKTLNMGVGMVAVVAADAADAALAVLAERGVPAWILGDVVTGSGRAVLSGDHRA; this is encoded by the coding sequence GTGAGCGACCAGTCCACCCCCACCCCCCGCACCGCGAGCTACGCCGCGGCCGGCGTCGACATCGAGGCCGGTGACCGCGCCGTCGAGCTGATGAAGCAATGGGTCGGCAAGGCCACCCGGCCCGAGGTCGTCGGCGGCCTGGGCGGCTTCGCCGGCCTGTTCGACGTCTCCGCGCTCAAGCGGTACGAGCGCCCCCTGCTGGCCACCGCGACCGACGGCGTGGGCACCAAGGTCGCCATCGCGCAGGCGATGGACAAGCACGACACGATCGGCCACGACCTGGTCGGCATGGTCGTCGACGACCTGGTCGTGTGCGGCGCCGAACCGCTGTTCATGACCGACTACATCGCCACCGGCAAGGTCTTCCCCGAGCGGGTCGCGGCGATCGTCAAGGGCATCGCCGAGGGCTGCGTACTGGCCGGCTGCGCGCTGGTCGGCGGCGAGACGGCCGAGCACCCCGGCCTGCTCGACCCGAACGAGTACGACGTCGCGGGCGCCGGCACCGGCGTGGTGGAGGCCGACGCCCTGCTCGGCGCGGAGCGGGTGCGCGAGGGCGATGTGGTGATCGCGATGGCCGCCTCCGGCCTGCACTCCAACGGCTACTCGCTGGCCCGGCACGTGTTCTTCGCCGTCGCCGGCTGGAACCTCGACCGCGACGTCCCGGAGCTGGGTCGCACACTCGGCGAGGAACTGCTCGAACCGACCCGGATCTACTCGCTCGACTGCCTGGACCTGGCCCGGCGCACCGACGTGCACGCCTACTCGCACGTCACCGGCGGCGGCCTGGAGGCCAACCTGGCGCGGGTGCTCCCGGCCCACCTGGACGCCCGCCTGAACCGCTCGACCTGGACCCCGGCGCCGATCTTCGGCCTGGTCGGCGCGCTGGGCGAGGTGCCCCGGTCCGAACTGGAGAAGACGCTGAACATGGGCGTGGGCATGGTCGCGGTGGTCGCCGCCGACGCGGCCGACGCGGCCCTCGCGGTGCTCGCCGAGCGCGGCGTGCCGGCCTGGATCCTCGGCGACGTGGTCACCGGTTCCGGCCGGGCCGTACTGAGCGGCGATCACCGGGCATGA
- the purQ gene encoding phosphoribosylformylglycinamidine synthase subunit PurQ, whose protein sequence is MTIRVGVVTFPGSLDDHDARRAVRIAGAEPVALWHKDKNLQQVDAVVLPGGFSYGDYLRCGAISRFSPVMESVIEQAQAGLPVLGICNGFQILCESHLLPGALTRNDHLHFICRDQKLRIENTSTAWTSDFAPGQEITVPLKNGEGGFVADERTLDMLEAEGRVIARYLDLNPNGSRRDIAGISNAAGNVVGLMPHPEHAVEPLTGPTTEGLPFFTSILKRLVNA, encoded by the coding sequence GTGACGATCCGCGTCGGCGTCGTCACCTTCCCCGGTTCGCTCGACGACCACGACGCCCGGCGCGCGGTGCGCATCGCCGGTGCCGAGCCGGTCGCCCTGTGGCACAAGGACAAGAACCTCCAGCAGGTCGACGCGGTCGTCCTGCCCGGCGGATTCTCGTACGGCGACTACCTGCGTTGCGGAGCCATCTCGCGCTTCTCGCCGGTCATGGAATCGGTGATCGAGCAGGCGCAGGCCGGTCTTCCGGTATTGGGCATCTGCAACGGTTTCCAAATTCTTTGCGAATCGCACCTGCTGCCGGGCGCGCTCACCCGCAACGACCACCTCCACTTCATCTGTCGGGACCAAAAGCTGCGGATCGAGAACACGTCCACCGCATGGACGTCGGACTTCGCACCCGGACAGGAGATCACCGTTCCGCTCAAGAACGGTGAAGGCGGTTTCGTCGCCGACGAGCGCACCTTGGACATGCTGGAGGCCGAGGGCCGGGTGATCGCCCGCTACCTGGACCTCAACCCGAACGGATCGCGTCGCGACATCGCCGGCATCAGCAACGCGGCCGGGAACGTGGTCGGTCTGATGCCGCACCCCGAGCACGCGGTGGAGCCGCTGACCGGTCCCACGACCGAGGGCCTCCCCTTCTTCACCTCGATCCTGAAGCGCCTGGTGAACGCCTGA